In the Nerophis ophidion isolate RoL-2023_Sa linkage group LG19, RoL_Noph_v1.0, whole genome shotgun sequence genome, one interval contains:
- the sik1 gene encoding serine/threonine-protein kinase SIK1 — MVIMSEVSRGPQPSFGLQARPLQVGFYEIIRTLGKGNFAVVKLAKHKVTKTQVAIKIIDKTRLNPSNLEKIYREVQIMKLLNHPHIIKLYQVMETKDMLYIVTEYAKNGEMFDHLTSNGRMSEAEARKKFWQILTAVDYCHQHHIVHRDLKTENLLLDANMNIKLADFGFGNFYNGGEPLSTWCGSPPYAAPEVFEGKEYEGPQLDIWSLGVVLYVLVCGSLPFDGPSLPALKQRVTEGRFRIPFFMSQECENLIRKMLVVDPAKRITVAQIKQHRWMLADPSAANQFLSHSLTEYNSNLGDYSEPVLGIMNTLGIDRQRTIESLQSSSYNHFSAIYYLLLERVKEHRNQQLSRQCGSWIQRPRSISDTTGADQIVMKSGGGFRTAAFSIPPKKSQAAPVYFEMECDQGGMIQRVVSPVEASLNRLLWNRSISPNSLLETSISEEVRPRDLEEEEAVESLSPLMPPTATTSRRHTLAEVHSARFHQCNLPCIMVSPSEGASSDGCLKSSSSPARALQAPMGDMSTPTAYGALLPAGAPLTLSSHLLPQVQGSLPSASFQEGRRASDTSLTQGLKAFRQQLRKNTRTKGLLGLNKIKGLTRQVAPPPSCNRGSRGSLGPALSEHRSMLEEVLHQQRMLQIQHQPHQPQVQAAQAGPTQNPLLFLSQQQPSSPPPTSVFAPSSLMEAPCLLQSEPQHTLPAPPVVLQHGLWQQGLEATTTSSMSPVASAAYLLEARLHISPHVHHHHHHPHYHVGLQQPGVAHLDNNPAMWGVGSRVEPDMQKPLSSCVMVK; from the exons ATGGTGATCATGTCAGAGGTCAGCCGGGGGCCCCAGCCCAGCTTCGGCCTCCAGGCAAGGCCCCTGCAGGTGGGCTTCTACGAAATCATCCGCACACTAGGCAAAGGAAACTTTGCGGTGGTGAAACTGGCCAAACACAAAGTCACAAAAACACAG GTGGCTATAAAGATTATCGACAAAACGCGACTAAACCCGTCTAATTTAGAGAAAATCTACAGGGAAGTACAGATTATGAAGCTGCTCAACCATCCTCACATCATCAAACTCTATcag GTCATGGAGACCAAAGACATGCTGTACATTGTGACAGAATATGCAAAGAATGGGGAGATGTTTG ATCACTTGACCTCGAACGGCCGGATGAGTGAAGCCGAAGCGCGGAAGAAGTTTTGGCAGATTCTCACAGCGGTCGACTACTGCCACCAGCACCACATTGTCCACCGTGACCTCAAAACCGAGAACCTGCTTCTAGATGCGAACATGAACATCAAGCTAGCCG ATTTTGGATTTGGCAACTTCTACAATGGAGGGGAGCCTCTGTCGACATGGTGCGGCAGCCCCCCTTATGCGGCCCCCGAGGTTTTTGAGGGCAAGGAGTATGAAGGCCCTCAACTTGACATTTGG AGCCTCGGTGTGGTGCTTTACGTGCTGGTGTGTGGCTCGCTTCCATTCGACGGGCCCAGCCTTCCTGCACTTAAGCAGAGAGTCACTGAGGGACGCTTCAGAATCCCCTTCTTCATGTCCCAAG AGTGTGAAAACCTCATCCGAAAGATGTTGGTTGTGGACCCGGCTAAGAGGATCACCGTGGCCCAGATCAAGCAGCACCGCTGGATGCTGGCAGACCCCTCAGCCGCCAATCAGTTTTTGAGCCACTCCTTGACAGAGTACAACTCCAACTTGGGGGACTACAGTGAACCTGTGCTGGGCATCATGAACACCCTGGGGATTGATCGCCAGAGGACCATCGAG TCTTTGCAGAGCAGCAGCTACAATCACTTCTCAGCCATCTACTACTTGCTGCTAGAGAGGGTCAAAGAGCATCGCAACCAGCAGCTCAGCAGGCAATGTGGAAGCTGGATCCAAAGACCCAGGAGCATCTCCGACACCACCGGAGCGGAT CAAATCGTCATGAAGTCTGGTGGCGGCTTTAGAACAGCGGCGTTCTCGATTCCACCCAAAAAGTCTCAAGCTGCTCCCGTCTACTTTGAGATGGAATGCGATCAAGGTGGAATGATCCAA CGCGTTGTCTCTCCGGTGGAGGCCAGCCTCAATCGCCTGCTGTGGAACCGCTCGATTTCGCCCAACAGCCTGCTGGAGACCAGCATAAGCGAGGAGGTGCGACCTCGAGACCTGGAAGAGGAGGAGGCGGTAGAAAGTCTCAGCCCTCTGATGCCCCCCACCGCCACCACCTCCCGCCGGCACACTCTGGCCGAGGTCCACTCCGCCCGTTTTCACCAGTGCAACCTTCCAT GTATCATGGTCAGTCCATCTGAGGGCGCCTCGTCCGACGGCTGTCTAAAGTCCTCATCTAGTCCCGCCCGCGCTCTGCAGGCTCCTATGGGGGACATGTCAACACCTACAGCCTACGGGGCCCTCCTGCCTGCCGGCGCCCCCCTGACCCTCTCCTCTCACCTCCTGCCCCAAGTCCAGGGCAGCCTTCCTTCTGCAAGCTTCCAGGAGGGTCGCAGAGCCTCTGACACCTCCCTGACACAAG GCCTCAAAGCATTCCGCCAGCAACTGAGGAAAAACACTCGCACCAAAGGGCTCCTGGGATTGAACAAGATCAAGGGTTTGACCAGGCAGGTGGCTCCGCCCCCATCGTGTAACCGGGGGAGCCGCGGTTCCCTGGGCCCCGCCCTATCCGAACATCGCAGCATGCTGGAGGAAGTGCTGCATCAGCAACG aatgctGCAGATCCAGCACCAGCCGCACCAACCTCAGGTCCAGGCTGCCCAGGCAGGACCTACCCAGAATCCCCTGCTGTTCCTGTCCCAACAGCAGCCGTCGTCTCCTCCGCCTACTTCAGTATTTGCTCCCTCCTCGCTAATGGAGGCACCCTGCCTCCTCCAGAGCGAGCCTCAGCACACTCTGCCTGCTCCGCCGGTGGTCCTGCAGCACGGCCTGTGGCAACAAGGCCTGGAGGCCACTACCACCTCCTCCATGTCACCCGTGGCCTCCGCCGCTTACCTCCTGGAGGCCCGTCTGCACATCAGCCCTCATGTccaccatcaccaccatcatCCTCATTACCACGTGGGCTTACAACAGCCGGGTGTTGCACACTTGGACAACAACCCCGCCATGTGGGGTGTGGGCTCCAGGGTGGAACCTGACATGCAGAAGCCACTGAGCAGCTGCGTGATGGTCAAATAA